The genomic region CAACCATCATTGCGTCGACGGGCCGAAGTGTCCGATGGGAAATGATCGCACGATTGCGACGGTCACAAGGCTGGCCAAAAACGATCGCTCGCAATACATGGTATCAAGACAATGTCTTGAAACAATTAGTCCGCATGGACGACAAAGTTGACGCTTTCTTTTCGTATAGCTACTCGGCACTTGGCTTGCTGCCACTTTGCCGAGATCGTGGCTGGATGAGTGTCGTGGGGCAGATCGATCCCGGTCCAGTTGAAGAACGCATCGTCGCCGAAGAACATGACCGCTATCCTCAAATTGCCTCATCTTGGAACCATGCTCCAAAGCGATATTGGGATGCTTGGCAACAAGAGATGGAGCTTGCGGACCGCATCGTCGTCAACTCGGCATGGTCGCGCCGGTGCCTAGTAGAAGAGGGAATCGACGAGCGTAAGATCAGTATCATCCCATTGGTGTACCAACCCTCGAACGTTCATGCACATCCCGTCAACCAGCGGACCATCAATAGCAAGATGTCGAACGATACGTTCAACGTGTTGTTTCTTGGACAAGTGAATCTGCGAAAGGGAATCGCTCGACTGATCCATGCGATGCGACAACTGAAATCACATCCAGAGATTCGCCTGACCATTGCTGGGCCATCCGAGGTATCCTCACAACTTTGGGATGATTTACAAAACGTCCAGTATTTGGGGCCGGTGCGACGCAGCCACGTCGCGAAGTTATATCGCGCTGCCGATGTATTTATATTGCCAACTTTATCCGATGGATATGCCCTTACCCAGCTAGAAGCTCTTGCGGAAGGAGTGCCAGTGATCGCATCAAAACGGTGTGGCGATTGTGTGGTCGAAGGTGAGAACGGGTGGCGATTGCCAGACCTAGAGCCAAATACGATCGCCGAGGCAATTGTGCATGCGAAAGAACACCGACTAGATTTCGAACCGCCATCAGCGTTTGGAATCGAGTCCTATGCAAAACGCCTAGCAGAGCTAGCTACCTCCTTCCAATGATCTTTAAGACTCGATCTAGCAAATCCTTTTTCAGAAACCGGCAACCTCGCGTGTGTGTCTTCCTCCGCGTTTCAGAGAGACTTGGCTACCTCCATCTGCTCCACACCTACTCAGCAGCATGCGGTGCCCCTGACCGGAGGATCGCATTCGCATTGCAGCAAAATGACATCAAAATAGAACTTCCACTAACAATTAGCAATCTCGCAGTAATACGTTTCCGCTGTGGTTGATATCTCGCTCTATCCGGCATCCTTTTGGATGGCGTGCCTACTGCTGGTGTGCGCTGGAATCAACGCATGGAACCAGCGCCGGAAAGGCTGGGG from Novipirellula caenicola harbors:
- a CDS encoding glycosyltransferase family 4 protein, with amino-acid sequence MIARLRRSQGWPKTIARNTWYQDNVLKQLVRMDDKVDAFFSYSYSALGLLPLCRDRGWMSVVGQIDPGPVEERIVAEEHDRYPQIASSWNHAPKRYWDAWQQEMELADRIVVNSAWSRRCLVEEGIDERKISIIPLVYQPSNVHAHPVNQRTINSKMSNDTFNVLFLGQVNLRKGIARLIHAMRQLKSHPEIRLTIAGPSEVSSQLWDDLQNVQYLGPVRRSHVAKLYRAADVFILPTLSDGYALTQLEALAEGVPVIASKRCGDCVVEGENGWRLPDLEPNTIAEAIVHAKEHRLDFEPPSAFGIESYAKRLAELATSFQ